Proteins co-encoded in one Juglans regia cultivar Chandler chromosome 16, Walnut 2.0, whole genome shotgun sequence genomic window:
- the LOC108998135 gene encoding ENHANCER OF AG-4 protein 2-like isoform X7 — MAPVRRRGVNNKAKDKSQMSLGDLVLAKVKGFPAWPAKISKPEDWKQSPDPKKYFVEFFGTQEIGFVAPADIQTFTNEVKSKLSARCQGKTVKCFAQAVKEICVAFDDLQKKKSCGLGDDTDRSDVGCEASSVNGVEDDQVEVDLKVETGKMTYKVEILNEAVSDSDSKLECSLQTQGGTESPEVKPPVSCRANDNSSSLVISPESSNRVSDGAKLKEEVLLKSCPDKSLYLKKEVNVGKNVEGDVSCTKKQGEGQKVLTNDHKSKKIGGSKKRGDSAMVIHKTSTSAITLLKGENDGHSVDPPEPLERLKDGIKSKINSGSSIRQFCSSPLKADSGNSAIKKSKDLPRVKKRVKVADNMRDPGIDPNEEAEEKSSGEEKNAQNGQGKPDCGANDGSHSVKKSNHDDIGDIAADGAHTRRKKSASPSPNLVYKKALKKSEFKGSTSSVKPDGNLPSSAQASIFGPNASGDEAALPVTKRRRQAMEGMPHSDTAPIDDKTERRSTSLRNELSSSSDVKVPGNRLNKKRRAVCLFDDDDDDKPKTPVHDGSARNITSNVTDATKSSDARNDSSNIAEQVGVSVAFEDGHSKESSSELHESLSPGKCQTDVKRDEKEFVAHVSRSSEQLSSKEQSLLKVAKLVLISPKKSPQSGPTTKPLAEQHKEAKASIKVSGTGSQKKIHAGSAKGLGVVSNSMNSSQNQETIQRTRPSPGGRSKNTPKSISRIGESTVLTGKLVEYNSLPSERGESGREDKNGSLVDSKTPESVTSMKHLIAAAQAKRRQAHSQNFSLGIFTSFVSSSDVQEKSPSPPTVQSLMTATSNMLQADLQGLHSHTILASPSNHGHQSASRNQLDIEDIEERRVSSGPTTAGGSLSCGTDAAVARDAFEGMIETLSRTKESIGRATRLAIDCAKYGIATEVVELLIRKLETEASFHRKVDLFFLVDSITQCSHSQKGVAGASYIPVVQAALPRLLGSAAPPGAGARENRRQCLKVLRLWLERKILPESILRPYMDDIGVSNDDAVSGLSLRRPSRAERAVDDPLREMEGMLVDEYGSNATFQLPGFLSSHVFEDEEEDFPGSSFREAGDAPAVDTTHACEESETHIVPPNDRRHCILEDVDVELEMEDVSGHLKDERPSFTNRSFETDSQQQSLDKASEFTPKNSTKLPPLPEGSPPLPLDSPPPPPPLPSSPPPPPPPLSSPSPPPPPPPISQPPPPPPPLSQPPPLLPPLSQLPPPPLSHSGASPLLIAQALPSQPSLVSQPFLPHHSSVQSSPQLPYQPPVPHEYCSTASGNQLVQMASHGGHIDNAQKSEMFQQQSLCFASTGVSNSREPSGFNSSRQLEYGHNEMYLNPQISQPNQQFQQDNSATCSASISPSKFFTVPSRWPEATCC, encoded by the exons ATGGCTCCGGTGCGTAGACGCGGAGTAAACAACAAAGCCAAGGACAAGAGTCAGATGAGTCTGGGTGATCTTGTCCTCGCTAAGGTCAAAGGCTTCCCCGCTTGGCCTGCCAAG ATTAGTAAGCCTGAAGACTGGAAGCAGTCACCTGACCCCAAGAAATACTTTGTTGAATTCTTTGGAACACAAGAAAT AGGTTTTGTTGCACCTGCGGATATTCAGACATTCACTAATGAGGTTAAGAGTAAATTATCTGCCCGGTGTCAGGGTAAAACTGTCAAGTGTTTTGCTCAAGCTGTGAAGGAAATTTGTGTTGCATTTGATGATttgcaaaagaagaaatcatGTGGTCTTGGAGATGATACTGATAGATCAGATGTTGGGTGTGAGGCTTCCTCTGTCAACGGTGTAGAGGATGATCAGGTAGAGGTTGACTTAAAGGTTGAGACTGGTAAGATGACATACAAAGTTGAAATATTGAATGAGGCTGTAAGCGATTCTGACTCAAAGTTAGAGTGCAGCTTACAGACACAAGGTGGAACTGAAAGTCCAGAAGTAAAGCCTCCTGTCTCCTGTCGTGCAAATGATAATTCTTCCTCTCTGGTCATTTCTCCTGAGAGCAGTAATAGAGTATCTGATGGTGCAAAACTAAAGGAAGAGGTATTACTGAAATCCTGTCCAGATAAGTCTTTATATCTTAAGAAAGAAGTGAATGTTGGTAAAAATGTAGAAGGTGATGTTTCCTGCACCAAGAAACAGGGCGAGGGACAGAAGGTATTGACAAATGATCACAAGTCGAAGAAGATAGGTGGTTCAAAGAAGAGAGGTGATAGTGCAATGGTAATACACAAAACTAGTACATCTGCCATAACGTTATTGAAGGGTGAAAATGATGGTCATTCTGTTGATCCCCCTGAACCTCTTGAGCGATTGAAAGATGGAATTAAGAGCAAAATCAATTCTGGTAGCAGCATACGCCAGTTTTGTTCTAGCCCTCTTAAAGCGGATTCTGGTAACAGtgctataaaaaaatcaaaagatttgCCAAGAGTGAAAAAACGTGTCAAGGTTGCTGATAATATGCGGGATCCTGGTATTGATCCAAATGAGGAGGCCGAGGAAAAATCTTCTGGCGAGGAAAAGAATGCCCAGAATGGACAGGGAAAACCTGATTGTGGTGCAAATGATGGTTCACATTCTGTCAAAAAGTCAAACCATGACGATATCGGTGATATTGCTGCCGATGGAGCAcatacaagaagaaaaaagagcGCCTCTCCCAGCCCCAATTTGGTTTACAAGAAGGCATTGAAAAAGTCAGAGTTTAAAGGCTCAACATCATCTGTGAAACCTGATGGTAATctgccttcaagtgcccaagcTAGCATTTTTGGACCTAATGCTTCTGGGGATGAGGCTGCTCTACCCGTGACAAAGCGTCGACGTCAAGCAATGGAGGGTATGCCCCACTCCGATACTGCTCCCATTGATGATAAAACAGAAAGAAGATCTACTTCATTGAGAAATGAGCTGTCATCTTCCAGTGATGTTAAGGTTCCAGGAAACCGACTGAACAAAAAACGGAGAGCAGTTTGCCTTTTTGACGACGATGATGACGATAAGCCAAAAACTCCAGTTCATGATGGATCAGCCAGAAATATTACTTCGAATGTTACAGATGCTACTAAGAGCAGTGATGCACGTAATGATTCTTCCAATATCGCTGAGCAAGTTGGAGTTTCTGTTGCATTTGAGGATGGCCATTCAAAGGAATCTTCCTCTGAATTACATGAGTCTCTGTCACCAGGCAAATGTCAAACTGATGTGAAGAGAGATGAAAAGGAATTTGTTGCTCATGTTTCTCGTAGCTCTGAGCAGTTGTCATCCAAggagcagtcattgttgaagGTGGCAAAATtagtgttgatttccccaaaaAAGTCTCCTCAGTCTGGTCCTACTACCAAACCACTGGCAGAACAGCATAAAGAGGCCAAAGCATCAATTAAAGTTTCTGGTACTGGTTCTCAGAAGAAGATTCATGCTGGGTCTGCTAAGGGTTTGGGTGTTGTTTCTAACAGCATGAATTCTTCTCAGAATCAAGAAACAATTCAAAGAACCAGGCCTTCTCCAGGAGGAAGATCTAAAAACACTCCTAAATCAATCTCAAGGATTGGTGAATCCACTGTTTTGACTGGGAAATTAGTGGAGTATAATTCTTTGCCCAGTGAAAG aggGGAATCTGGTAGGGAAGATAAAAATGGTTCCCTGGTTGATTCTAAGACTCCAGAATCTGTTACGTCCATGAAGCATCTTATCGCTGCAGCACAGGCAAAAAGGAGACAGGCTCACTCTCAGAATTTCTCACTTGGAATCTTTACTTCTTTTGTGTCTTCCTCTGATGTCCAGGAAAAGAGCCCCAGTCCACCTACAGTGCAGTCTCTTATGACTGCTACTAGCAATATGCTGCAGGCGGATTTGCAAGGATTACATAGTCACACAATTTTGGCTTCTCCATCCAATCATGGTCATCAATCTGCATCGCGAAACCAACTTGATATTGAAGACATTGAGGAGAGAAGAGTTAGTTCAGGCCCCACGACTGCTGGAGGCTCTCTGAGTTGTGGTACTGATGCAGCTGTGGCTCGTGATGCTTTTGAAGGAATGATAGAGACTTTGTCAAGGACTAAAGAAAGTATTGGACGTGCAACTCGCCTTGCTATTGATTGTGCAAAGTATGGAATTGCTACTGAG GTAGTGGAACTTCTCATACGAAAGCTGGAAACTGAGGCTAGTTTTCATCGTAAGGTCGACCTGTTTTTTCTTGTAGATTCCATTACCCAATGCTCGCATAGTCAGAAAG GTGTTGCTGGAGCTTCATACATTCCTGTGGTTCAAGCAGCATTGCCACGTCTTCTTGGCTCTGCTGCTCCACCTGGAGCTGGTGCTCGTGAAAATCGTCGTCAGTGTCTTAAG GTTTTGCGGTTGTGGCTTGAGAGGAAAATCTTACCTGAATCTATTCTTCGGCCTTACATGGATGACATTGGCGTTTCAAATGATGATGCAGTCAGTGGTCTTTCTCTGAGACGTCCTTCACGAGCAGAACGAGCTGTAGATGATCCATTAAGAGAAATGGAAGGCATGCTTGTTGATGAATATGGGAG TAATGCTACATTTCAGCTGCCCGGTTTTTTATCTTCCCATGTATTTGAAGACGAGGAAGAAGATTTTCCAGGCAGTTCATTCAGGGAAGCTGGTGATGCACCAGCAGTGGATACAACCCATGCATGTGAAGAGTCAGAAACTCATATAGTTCCACCAAATGACAGGCGCCATTGCATCTTGGAGGATGTGGATGTTGAGCTCGAAATGGAAGATGTTTCAGGACACTTGAAGGATGAAAGACCCTCATTCACAAATCGTTCTTTTGAAACTGATTCACAACAACAGAGCTTGGATAAGGCCTCTGAATTTACTCCCAAAAATTCCACCAAGTTGCCTCCACTGCCAGAAGGTTCTCCACCTTTGCCTCTTGATTCtccaccgccaccaccaccttTACCTtcttcaccaccaccaccaccaccacccctatcatctccatctccaccacctccaccacctcccaTATCAcagccaccacctccaccacctcccctTTCACAGCCACCGCCTCTACTGCCTCCCCTATCACAGCTACCACCTCCTCCTTTATCCCATTCTGGTGCTTCACCTTTGTTGATTGCTCAAGCTTTACCAAGTCAGCCTTCATTAGTCTCCCAACCATTTTTACCACATCACTCATCAGTACAGTCTTCGCCACAGTTGCCATATCAACCACCTGTACCACATGAATATTGTAGCACTGCTAGT GGCAACCAACTTGTCCAAATGGCTAGTCATGGGGGTCATATTGATAATGCGCAGAAAAGTGAAATGTTTCAACAACAGTCACTGTGTTTTGCTTCAACAGGAGTTTCCAATTCTCGAGAGCCATCTGGGTTTAATTCTTCAAGGCAATTAGAATATGGACACAATGAGATGTATTTAAACCCACAAATTTCTCAACCCAATCAACAATTTCAACAAG ACAATTCAGCAACATGCTCAGCATCCATATCACCATCCAAATTCTTTACCGTCCCTTCCAGATGGCCAGAGGCAACTTGTTGCTGA
- the LOC108998135 gene encoding ENHANCER OF AG-4 protein 2-like isoform X5, with protein sequence MAPVRRRGVNNKAKDKSQMSLGDLVLAKVKGFPAWPAKISKPEDWKQSPDPKKYFVEFFGTQEIGFVAPADIQTFTNEVKSKLSARCQGKTVKCFAQAVKEICVAFDDLQKKKSCGLGDDTDRSDVGCEASSVNGVEDDQVEVDLKVETGKMTYKVEILNEAVSDSDSKLECSLQTQGGTESPEVKPPVSCRANDNSSSLVISPESSNRVSDGAKLKEEVLLKSCPDKSLYLKKEVNVGKNVEGDVSCTKKQGEGQKVLTNDHKSKKIGGSKKRGDSAMVIHKTSTSAITLLKGENDGHSVDPPEPLERLKDGIKSKINSGSSIRQFCSSPLKADSGNSAIKKSKDLPRVKKRVKVADNMRDPGIDPNEEAEEKSSGEEKNAQNGQGKPDCGANDGSHSVKKSNHDDIGDIAADGAHTRRKKSASPSPNLVYKKALKKSEFKGSTSSVKPDGNLPSSAQASIFGPNASGDEAALPVTKRRRQAMEGMPHSDTAPIDDKTERRSTSLRNELSSSSDVKVPGNRLNKKRRAVCLFDDDDDDKPKTPVHDGSARNITSNVTDATKSSDARNDSSNIAEQVGVSVAFEDGHSKESSSELHESLSPGKCQTDVKRDEKEFVAHVSRSSEQLSSKEQSLLKVAKLVLISPKKSPQSGPTTKPLAEQHKEAKASIKVSGTGSQKKIHAGSAKGLGVVSNSMNSSQNQETIQRTRPSPGGRSKNTPKSISRIGESTVLTGKLVEYNSLPSERGESGREDKNGSLVDSKTPESVTSMKHLIAAAQAKRRQAHSQNFSLGIFTSFVSSSDVQEKSPSPPTVQSLMTATSNMLQADLQGLHSHTILASPSNHGHQSASRNQLDIEDIEERRVSSGPTTAGGSLSCGTDAAVARDAFEGMIETLSRTKESIGRATRLAIDCAKYGIATEVVELLIRKLETEASFHRKVDLFFLVDSITQCSHSQKGVAGASYIPVVQAALPRLLGSAAPPGAGARENRRQCLKVLRLWLERKILPESILRPYMDDIGVSNDDAVSGLSLRRPSRAERAVDDPLREMEGMLVDEYGSNATFQLPGFLSSHVFEDEEEDFPGSSFREAGDAPAVDTTHACEESETHIVPPNDRRHCILEDVDVELEMEDVSGHLKDERPSFTNRSFETDSQQQSLDKASEFTPKNSTKLPPLPEGSPPLPLDSPPPPPPLPSSPPPPPPPLSSPSPPPPPPPISQPPPPPPPLSQPPPLLPPLSQLPPPPLSHSGASPLLIAQALPSQPSLVSQPFLPHHSSVQSSPQLPYQPPVPHEYCSTASGNQLVQMASHGGHIDNAQKSEMFQQQSLCFASTGVSNSREPSGFNSSRQLEYGHNEMYLNPQISQPNQQFQQGETSFTQRPLHPAPPHNPSSHFSYAKQTIQQHAQHPYHHPNSLPSLPDGQRQLVADEQWRMPSGEFKTEHQHGGWMNGERAHLGLTFAQEGKGQEGCKRLNQFHTFTCTRG encoded by the exons ATGGCTCCGGTGCGTAGACGCGGAGTAAACAACAAAGCCAAGGACAAGAGTCAGATGAGTCTGGGTGATCTTGTCCTCGCTAAGGTCAAAGGCTTCCCCGCTTGGCCTGCCAAG ATTAGTAAGCCTGAAGACTGGAAGCAGTCACCTGACCCCAAGAAATACTTTGTTGAATTCTTTGGAACACAAGAAAT AGGTTTTGTTGCACCTGCGGATATTCAGACATTCACTAATGAGGTTAAGAGTAAATTATCTGCCCGGTGTCAGGGTAAAACTGTCAAGTGTTTTGCTCAAGCTGTGAAGGAAATTTGTGTTGCATTTGATGATttgcaaaagaagaaatcatGTGGTCTTGGAGATGATACTGATAGATCAGATGTTGGGTGTGAGGCTTCCTCTGTCAACGGTGTAGAGGATGATCAGGTAGAGGTTGACTTAAAGGTTGAGACTGGTAAGATGACATACAAAGTTGAAATATTGAATGAGGCTGTAAGCGATTCTGACTCAAAGTTAGAGTGCAGCTTACAGACACAAGGTGGAACTGAAAGTCCAGAAGTAAAGCCTCCTGTCTCCTGTCGTGCAAATGATAATTCTTCCTCTCTGGTCATTTCTCCTGAGAGCAGTAATAGAGTATCTGATGGTGCAAAACTAAAGGAAGAGGTATTACTGAAATCCTGTCCAGATAAGTCTTTATATCTTAAGAAAGAAGTGAATGTTGGTAAAAATGTAGAAGGTGATGTTTCCTGCACCAAGAAACAGGGCGAGGGACAGAAGGTATTGACAAATGATCACAAGTCGAAGAAGATAGGTGGTTCAAAGAAGAGAGGTGATAGTGCAATGGTAATACACAAAACTAGTACATCTGCCATAACGTTATTGAAGGGTGAAAATGATGGTCATTCTGTTGATCCCCCTGAACCTCTTGAGCGATTGAAAGATGGAATTAAGAGCAAAATCAATTCTGGTAGCAGCATACGCCAGTTTTGTTCTAGCCCTCTTAAAGCGGATTCTGGTAACAGtgctataaaaaaatcaaaagatttgCCAAGAGTGAAAAAACGTGTCAAGGTTGCTGATAATATGCGGGATCCTGGTATTGATCCAAATGAGGAGGCCGAGGAAAAATCTTCTGGCGAGGAAAAGAATGCCCAGAATGGACAGGGAAAACCTGATTGTGGTGCAAATGATGGTTCACATTCTGTCAAAAAGTCAAACCATGACGATATCGGTGATATTGCTGCCGATGGAGCAcatacaagaagaaaaaagagcGCCTCTCCCAGCCCCAATTTGGTTTACAAGAAGGCATTGAAAAAGTCAGAGTTTAAAGGCTCAACATCATCTGTGAAACCTGATGGTAATctgccttcaagtgcccaagcTAGCATTTTTGGACCTAATGCTTCTGGGGATGAGGCTGCTCTACCCGTGACAAAGCGTCGACGTCAAGCAATGGAGGGTATGCCCCACTCCGATACTGCTCCCATTGATGATAAAACAGAAAGAAGATCTACTTCATTGAGAAATGAGCTGTCATCTTCCAGTGATGTTAAGGTTCCAGGAAACCGACTGAACAAAAAACGGAGAGCAGTTTGCCTTTTTGACGACGATGATGACGATAAGCCAAAAACTCCAGTTCATGATGGATCAGCCAGAAATATTACTTCGAATGTTACAGATGCTACTAAGAGCAGTGATGCACGTAATGATTCTTCCAATATCGCTGAGCAAGTTGGAGTTTCTGTTGCATTTGAGGATGGCCATTCAAAGGAATCTTCCTCTGAATTACATGAGTCTCTGTCACCAGGCAAATGTCAAACTGATGTGAAGAGAGATGAAAAGGAATTTGTTGCTCATGTTTCTCGTAGCTCTGAGCAGTTGTCATCCAAggagcagtcattgttgaagGTGGCAAAATtagtgttgatttccccaaaaAAGTCTCCTCAGTCTGGTCCTACTACCAAACCACTGGCAGAACAGCATAAAGAGGCCAAAGCATCAATTAAAGTTTCTGGTACTGGTTCTCAGAAGAAGATTCATGCTGGGTCTGCTAAGGGTTTGGGTGTTGTTTCTAACAGCATGAATTCTTCTCAGAATCAAGAAACAATTCAAAGAACCAGGCCTTCTCCAGGAGGAAGATCTAAAAACACTCCTAAATCAATCTCAAGGATTGGTGAATCCACTGTTTTGACTGGGAAATTAGTGGAGTATAATTCTTTGCCCAGTGAAAG aggGGAATCTGGTAGGGAAGATAAAAATGGTTCCCTGGTTGATTCTAAGACTCCAGAATCTGTTACGTCCATGAAGCATCTTATCGCTGCAGCACAGGCAAAAAGGAGACAGGCTCACTCTCAGAATTTCTCACTTGGAATCTTTACTTCTTTTGTGTCTTCCTCTGATGTCCAGGAAAAGAGCCCCAGTCCACCTACAGTGCAGTCTCTTATGACTGCTACTAGCAATATGCTGCAGGCGGATTTGCAAGGATTACATAGTCACACAATTTTGGCTTCTCCATCCAATCATGGTCATCAATCTGCATCGCGAAACCAACTTGATATTGAAGACATTGAGGAGAGAAGAGTTAGTTCAGGCCCCACGACTGCTGGAGGCTCTCTGAGTTGTGGTACTGATGCAGCTGTGGCTCGTGATGCTTTTGAAGGAATGATAGAGACTTTGTCAAGGACTAAAGAAAGTATTGGACGTGCAACTCGCCTTGCTATTGATTGTGCAAAGTATGGAATTGCTACTGAG GTAGTGGAACTTCTCATACGAAAGCTGGAAACTGAGGCTAGTTTTCATCGTAAGGTCGACCTGTTTTTTCTTGTAGATTCCATTACCCAATGCTCGCATAGTCAGAAAG GTGTTGCTGGAGCTTCATACATTCCTGTGGTTCAAGCAGCATTGCCACGTCTTCTTGGCTCTGCTGCTCCACCTGGAGCTGGTGCTCGTGAAAATCGTCGTCAGTGTCTTAAG GTTTTGCGGTTGTGGCTTGAGAGGAAAATCTTACCTGAATCTATTCTTCGGCCTTACATGGATGACATTGGCGTTTCAAATGATGATGCAGTCAGTGGTCTTTCTCTGAGACGTCCTTCACGAGCAGAACGAGCTGTAGATGATCCATTAAGAGAAATGGAAGGCATGCTTGTTGATGAATATGGGAG TAATGCTACATTTCAGCTGCCCGGTTTTTTATCTTCCCATGTATTTGAAGACGAGGAAGAAGATTTTCCAGGCAGTTCATTCAGGGAAGCTGGTGATGCACCAGCAGTGGATACAACCCATGCATGTGAAGAGTCAGAAACTCATATAGTTCCACCAAATGACAGGCGCCATTGCATCTTGGAGGATGTGGATGTTGAGCTCGAAATGGAAGATGTTTCAGGACACTTGAAGGATGAAAGACCCTCATTCACAAATCGTTCTTTTGAAACTGATTCACAACAACAGAGCTTGGATAAGGCCTCTGAATTTACTCCCAAAAATTCCACCAAGTTGCCTCCACTGCCAGAAGGTTCTCCACCTTTGCCTCTTGATTCtccaccgccaccaccaccttTACCTtcttcaccaccaccaccaccaccacccctatcatctccatctccaccacctccaccacctcccaTATCAcagccaccacctccaccacctcccctTTCACAGCCACCGCCTCTACTGCCTCCCCTATCACAGCTACCACCTCCTCCTTTATCCCATTCTGGTGCTTCACCTTTGTTGATTGCTCAAGCTTTACCAAGTCAGCCTTCATTAGTCTCCCAACCATTTTTACCACATCACTCATCAGTACAGTCTTCGCCACAGTTGCCATATCAACCACCTGTACCACATGAATATTGTAGCACTGCTAGT GGCAACCAACTTGTCCAAATGGCTAGTCATGGGGGTCATATTGATAATGCGCAGAAAAGTGAAATGTTTCAACAACAGTCACTGTGTTTTGCTTCAACAGGAGTTTCCAATTCTCGAGAGCCATCTGGGTTTAATTCTTCAAGGCAATTAGAATATGGACACAATGAGATGTATTTAAACCCACAAATTTCTCAACCCAATCAACAATTTCAACAAGGTGAAACCTCTTTTACACAAAGACCTTTACACCCTGCTCCACCTCACAACCCATCCAGTCATTTCTCTTATGCAAAACAGACAATTCAGCAACATGCTCAGCATCCATATCACCATCCAAATTCTTTACCGTCCCTTCCAGATGGCCAGAGGCAACTTGTTGCTGATGAACAATGGAGGATGCCCTCGGGGGAATTTAAAACAGAACATCAGCATGGTGGGTGGATGAATGGAGAGAGAGCTCATTTGGGACTGACGTTTGCCCAGGAAG